In Stanieria sp. NIES-3757, the DNA window AAGTCTACGGTTGGCGTGTAGCTTTAAAGTTCTTTGAATAAAAGATCGGTTTTGGCTGCCATAATAAAATCATTATGATGAAGTCCTCCAATGGCGTGAGTCCACCAGGTAACGGTAACTTTCCCCCATTCCGTAAGTAACGCAGGATGATGTCCTTCTGCCTCGGCAATTTCTCCTACCAGATTAGTAAAAGCTAATGCGCTTTGAAAATCAGGTAACTGATAAACTCTTTGCAAATGTAATTCCCCGTCAGTCTCAATCACATTCCAGTCGGGAATTTGAGTTTTATATCTCTTAATTTCTTCTTCTGTAGCTGGAGGCAAACTTCCCGTACAGGGAACGCATTTTTGTTCTAGTAATTCGGTCATGATTCTTTTCCTTTTTGATTAACTATCTTTATTGATAGTATAGAAATCTTTTTGTCAAGATATTCTTTACAAAACTCAATAATATTGTTACATTAATTTACATAAAGAAATCAACGTTCTTTTTGAGGTTGCCTCAAAAAGCTGCGTTGACTGCGTAAATATAGGAAAAACAATTATGTATACCACTCAATTAGACAACGGAACTCTTAACAACTACGCTGTTGAACCTAAAATTACCTATCAAGAATATCCAACAGTGTGGGAACAAAAGAACTATCTCAAACAAGGCGCGATCGCTGCCTTCCTCGTTACAGCATTAGTTTTAATTTCCTTTGCAATCAGCTAATCGTTTGAAGTAAGCCAATTTTGACAACAACTTTTAATTAACTTTTAAGTGAGGTCTAGAAGATAACCATGTTTGCACCAATGGTAGTTTTGGTTCGTAACCGTCTGGGTAAAGCTAAGTTTAATCAACTTCGTGGTCAAGCGATAGCGAAACACTCTCAAGTCATTACGGCGGTTTGTAATCGCCTCGGTATTGAAAGAACAACTAGACAAAACTTAATTAGAACTGCTCGCGATAATGGCAAAAAGTTAGGTTTACTTGTTTAAAATATTTTTCTTTTTTCTAATTTCTGATCGACATTGGATTTCTCCTAATAAACCTTGGTAGCAATGCCGGGGTTTTTTGCTGTTTGAGTTAAAGATGAAACTGAAGAATATAGCAGCCGAATTATAGGTGTAGCGACCCGAAATAAGAATCACTCCGGCCCGCAATAATGAAGTTTTTCGACCCAGATTAAATGACAATATAGAGAAGTCAGACCCACTCTTTATGACAATCGACCCAGATTATTTTGACACTGACCCGAAATAATCACAATCGACCCACAATAATTGACAATAGCCTAGAAGCTTTACCTATTATTGGCTTTAACTGTTTCTCAATAAGACCCTTCTCAAACTGTCTAGAAAAAAGGAACGACATTTGCTGGAATTAATGAAGAAATGTCGTTCTCCCGTAGCTTTATTTGTAGATGATGCTCACGGACTCCACAATCAAACTCTGGTGAGTTTGAAACGGTTAGTTGAGTTGGTACGCAATAATGGGGACAAATTAAGTGTTATCTTGGCAGGACATCCCAAACTTAAAAATGATTTGAAAAGACCGACCTTGGAGGAAATTGGCGGTCGCACTCATATTTTTGCCTTAGAAGGTATTCGAGGTCATCAGGAAGAATATATTCAATGGATTTTGAGAATGGCTGCGTCTGATAAAGTTCAGCCTACAGATATTTTGGAATCATCCACTATTTCTTTCTTAGGAAAGCGATTATCTACGCCACTGCAAATCGAGCAATATCTCACTTTAGCTATGAATGAGGCTTATCAAGTAGGGCAGAAACCAATTACTACTGAATTTATGGAAACAGTCTTGGCTATTGGCTTTGATGACCTCGAACCTAATTTAATTCGGCATGGTTACAACACCCAATCTATTGCTAGGTTGTTAAATGTTAGACCTGCTGAGGTGCGTTCATTTCTTCACGGTCAACTTCCTCCAGAAAAAACTCAAGATCTCAGAGACCTGATTCTCAAAATTGGTATTCCATTGTGAAATGTTTATTGTCAGTTATTGTGGGCCCTTGATTATGATTGTGGGTCAGTGTCAGAATAATCTGGGTCTATTGTCATAAAGAGTGGGTTTGACCTCTTTATATTGTCATTTAATCTGGGTCGAAAAATGCCGTTATTTCGGGTCGGTGTGATTTTTATTTCGGGTCGCTACATATAGGTTAGGACAAAGTATTTAACGTAAGGGCGAATGGCCATTCGCCCTTACAAAATTTATGCGTCCTGATCTTTCCTTCGACGGCTATAAGCAATCGCCCACGTTGAGATTGCCAATAATATTTAATGGAAATAGCCCCTAAATCTTCAGGGGCGGATGGTCGAGTTATACACTAATTGGTTCTACACAAACAGTTAATTGCTTGGGTTGACATCTATTAATCTGAATATCAATTATCAAACTCCCTTCTTGGCTTAAATCTTGGATATAACCGTTTTTGTATCTTACAGCCTCGTAATAGTTATCAAAGACTCCAAAATAATAAATGTACATGGGTTTAGTTGTCGAAATTTTTATCCACCAACCAAATTCTGGTATTTGTTGATTCATAGTTTTTCAGGGGAATAGTACGACCAAGATAAAGATACTGGGTAATTTTGTTATATGCCTTTGTATAGTACAGGAGAAATTTTGGTCGCTCAAATCAAGATTTTAATAAATTTGTTCTAATAAATCGGCTAATTTGTAGCCAGCTAAAACAACCTGTTTTTGAGCGACTAATTTAGCTTTATCGATATAATCTGGCGGTAAAACTTCACCATGATTTTTATCCGTACTGCCTTCTAAAGTACCGTTAAGATAAGCAGTTTGTTTGGCTAATTGAAAACTTTCAACAGTAGCCCAGCGATCAAAATCTGTTTCTGCTAGTTCAGGTAAATTAGTACGACTGAGAGCGGGTAAAAGGCGAAGTTCGGTCGCACGGTTGCGGACTGTTTGATAGTTTGTCGAACTTCCCACTAAATCATCCCAGAATTTATGTAAGCTGATAATCGCTCTATTCTCTGGCTTGACTTTAATGTAGAATCTCGTCCCATCGCGATCTCCATTGGGAAATTTTTCTGTAAACAGAGTAGTAGTATGAAGTGGTTGATGCACGTCTCCAATTAAGTGAAAAATCCAACCAAGAGCGATCCCGCAGGGAACGCTTCGCGGTCGCTTTACTACTATCATCGGCATCGCTAGTTAAGACATCGAAATTGGGATCAAAAGCAGTCAGAATATTTTCAGGGTCGGGTTCGGAAGTCATAACCGAATCTAGCTCGGTGGCTGGTTTATAAGGCAAGTTTATATAGTGCCATTGAGGATGGTCGTAGCGGTTATCCCTGCGAATATCATCTGACCAACGCGCAGCTAACATGAACAGAAGTTGACTTCGTTGAGCTTCTTCTACTTGAGAAAGTTGGGGTTGCCAGAGTCTTTCGGCTTCGGGATTTTCTTTCAAGAGAACAATTACTCTTTGTAAGGCAATTGGGTTTTTTTGTTCCAACTCTTTATATGCTATCGCTCCTGTAACCATGTGACCCGATGAGTTCCAAGCCCAAGCATTTAATGGTTGCCAGAACCAGAAAAAAATAAATAAGGTCGAGATAATGATTAAGCGTTTCATCTTTGACTCTTCCCTTTTTCTGTCAAAATAAAATCATAGTTATCTCGAACTGGCTCTAAGATTTGTTTGAGGCGTAATTCTCTCAACTCGGCAAAAATTAGCTCTTGTTCGGCATTGGCAAGCTCGATATTAGCTGGTAATAAATCCATGCCGTGAAGATTTTTATGGATGGGAAGCAATTCTTCTTCATTATCCTTTGGTACTAGAGCATCATAAATAGTTGTCTCCAACTCAGAAGGTTCTAAACCCATAAAACTTGTCAGCGATGCTTGAGGATCGATATCTACCAAAAGACAGGAATGCTGACGCATTGATAAATGATAGCCGAGGTTTAGAGTAGTAGTGCTTTTGGCTACCCCTCCAGCTTGGTTAAACAGTGCGAGGATTTTGCTCATTTGAGTTATTTGGATAAACCTCATCTAGGGTAATCTTACCTTGCTAGAAATAGAGGATTTCTTAAAAAGTTCTTCATCGCGATCGCGTACGCGCCAGGCAAAGCCTGACCACGCAGTGCCAGCGAAGCTGACCGCTTTCCAGTTAGATATCCCGACGACGGAAACCCAATATAACAAAAATGGCGATCCGTCAGGAGAGAAGGATTTAACTGTTGATGCTCTCAAGGAAGAGATTCTAGTCAACAGTGGTGAGGATACTTTATTAATACTCCCCGAAGCTAAACGGTTAACTACCTCTATTCGTTATTGGGATGAAGATGGCAATTTGATGTCTATCAAAAAGGCATTCAGTTATGTGGAAGTAGAAAATGTAATTAAAAAAGTTGGGGAATGTTAGGGGTGCGAGGAAGAGATTAGGGAAGTAAACTGTAAGCTAAGAAAAATTGAGAGATGAGTCATGAGTTATCAGTGTGAAAGGTATCAGGGAGAAAACGATAAGGAATATTGGATAGCAGCGCGGGAAATCAAGTCTGTTGCAGGAAAAAATTACGAAGTAAAATATCGACAGTTCGAGAAAGGAGATATGCAGCAGAAAATTTTCTGGGACGATCCTAGTTGGAGGATATTTCTATGGTGTAAAGCGGATAGCTCAATAGATGCCATCTTACAGGGTAAGGAAAAGCTACAAAAAGAAGGGGTTCTTCGTTAAGACTGTCAAACTGTTGATTGGATTGAATATAAAAGCGATCGCGAATTTTAACATTGAAGATTTTATGGTTGAAGCCTGGAGTCTTCTCAAGAAAGGTAAGATAAGCTTGGTATCTACAAATCTCCTCTTAAAATGAACGCTCTAGAAGTACAACTTCCTCAAGACATCTCGGTAGAAGAAGCCCGACTGCTGTTGATGGTTAAACTATTTGAGACGGGAAAGCTTTCGGTCGGACAAGCAGCAGAATTGGCAGGTTATTCTAAACCTACTTTTATCGAATTACTCGGTAAGTTGGGTGTGAGCGTGATTGACTATCCTCCAGAAGAACTCGAACAGGAGCTAAACTATTGACGGTCAAAGCAGTTACCAACAGCACTTGTTTGATTGGTTTAGAACGCATTGAAAGATTAAATATACTACCTCAAGTTTTCGATATTGTTTTTGCGCCTCCTGCTGTAGCTAAAGAAGTGCGGACATCTTTAGATTGGCTGAGGGTAAAATCAGTAGCTAATCGCTCTGTCACGCGCGCTTTGAGAACCCAGATGGATGAAGGAGAGGCAGAAGCAATCGCTTTGGCATTAGAGTTAGAAGACGTACTGTTGATTTTGGATGATAAAAAAGCTCGTCGCGTCGCCCAACAAATGGGAATGAAAGTAATTGGTACGGTAGGTATGCTCTTGAGGGCTAAACGACAAGGAGTAATTGCTGAGGTAAAGCCATTATTGCTCTGCCTAACAGAAGCCGATTTTCGTATTAGTCAGGGAATTATTCAAGAAGCTTTACGGTTGTCGGGCGAAAACTAATACAGCTTGGCGGTGAGCTAAATAACTGACGATTCATAACTTTTAACCTAAGACTGGTAACTGATAACTGATGACTGATGACTGACTATGATGGCAATTACCCACGCAGCGATCGCATCTGCTGGAACTTCACTAATCTTAGGAACTGCTGACCCTTTACCCTTGGGTTTAGCTATTCTTGGTTCGCAGCTTCCCGACTTAGACACCACCACCTCAACCATCGGTAAAATCTGTTTTCCCATTAGCTCTTGGATAGAAGACAGGTTTCCCCATCGCTCGATTACTCATTCTTTGTTGGCAACGGCTGCTATTGCTGCGGTTAGTTTGGGAGTTAACTTTCTCTTACACGGCGATCTTAAAGCTGCGATCGCTTTTCCTCTCGGTCATCTCCTAGCCTGTTTCTCCGATACTTTCACCAAACAAGGAGTGCAGTTATTCTATCCCGAACCAGTGTGGGCTGTTAGTGTTAGCAATCCCAGGAGGAGACTAAAGACTGGTGGTGCTGGTGAATTGTGGGTTTTAGGAGGAGCGATCGCTCTTCTCTGTTTTGGTATCTATCTAGCTAACGGTGGCGGGATAACTCAGAAAGTCTCTCAGAGTTTGGGTTTAAAAGATGGAGTAGTAGAACTGTATAACAAGAATGCAGCTTCTCATCGCGTGTATGTAGA includes these proteins:
- a CDS encoding transcriptional coactivator/pterin dehydratase, whose translation is MTELLEQKCVPCTGSLPPATEEEIKRYKTQIPDWNVIETDGELHLQRVYQLPDFQSALAFTNLVGEIAEAEGHHPALLTEWGKVTVTWWTHAIGGLHHNDFIMAAKTDLLFKEL
- a CDS encoding CpcD phycobilisome linker-like protein: MNQQIPEFGWWIKISTTKPMYIYYFGVFDNYYEAVRYKNGYIQDLSQEGSLIIDIQINRCQPKQLTVCVEPISV
- a CDS encoding chromosome partitioning protein, ParA family ATPase — encoded protein: MRFIQITQMSKILALFNQAGGVAKSTTTLNLGYHLSMRQHSCLLVDIDPQASLTSFMGLEPSELETTIYDALVPKDNEEELLPIHKNLHGMDLLPANIELANAEQELIFAELRELRLKQILEPVRDNYDFILTEKGKSQR
- a CDS encoding hypothetical protein (conserved hypothetical protein), coding for MPAKLTAFQLDIPTTETQYNKNGDPSGEKDLTVDALKEEILVNSGEDTLLILPEAKRLTTSIRYWDEDGNLMSIKKAFSYVEVENVIKKVGEC
- a CDS encoding membrane-bound metal-dependent hydrolase, with the protein product MMAITHAAIASAGTSLILGTADPLPLGLAILGSQLPDLDTTTSTIGKICFPISSWIEDRFPHRSITHSLLATAAIAAVSLGVNFLLHGDLKAAIAFPLGHLLACFSDTFTKQGVQLFYPEPVWAVSVSNPRRRLKTGGAGELWVLGGAIALLCFGIYLANGGGITQKVSQSLGLKDGVVELYNKNAASHRVYVDIKGVWASDRTSADGKYLILGIEGSEFIVTDGKGVYKTGEQIITSKVSTEVGEATKTEVRSISFNDEEAITKLTQLRIAYPRAEIYLTGELTIDFPEDVKIPIEPNQMITAQVMGSSLKLNYCGLKKAIALLKDQFAVGTVEVRIVKPQSLF